Below is a window of Phoenix dactylifera cultivar Barhee BC4 chromosome 7, palm_55x_up_171113_PBpolish2nd_filt_p, whole genome shotgun sequence DNA.
TGAAAAAttgtaaatattattatattattttatctataatatattatattatattatgattgTTGTTTGATTAAAAtagttatataatatataataaataacataaaaCTAAATCAGGAGTCTATAGAATGTGCATAAAATTATTAGAAGACGGATATAAACATGCAAACTGAGCATTACTTTAAAATCCTTTGCCTCCAAACGAGTTCCCAATCACTTCCGGATGCTTGGAATAAAGCCAGGCCCAGACCTCGCCCACTCTCCCGTCTTCATCGTCTCAGAGCGTCAGCAAAACTCCGCCCAAAATGTCGGAGCCTCGTCCGCTCCAAACCCTTCCACCGGACAACACATTCCAATCGCCCctcctaaaccctaaccctaatcctTCTACTTCTCGCTCTCCAGCATCTCAGCCATGGCAGAAGGTCGCTCGAGCCTGGCTCTCCACCATGCCGAAGAACCACAACCCCACGGCCGGCGAGATCGACTCCTGGATCGATTCGAACCAGggcggcctaccggaggatttCAGATCACTCCCCCGCCCCGAGCTCCACAGGTGGCTCCTCTCCCTCCACAACCGCGCCCCGAGTCTCCACCAGGTGCCCATCTCCTATTTCCATTAATGACGACCGCGCAGTCGGTAGAACTCGCTGTAAAATCCTAGAAAGTTTCGATTTTATCGAATTGCAGGTGGAAGCGAGCGGCCGGGTGGATTTTCCCTACCGATTCCAGCGCACGGACCTTTGGGCAGCCAGTTTACAAATGGTTGGAATCGCTGGATAAGGATGTCTTGGTAAGTGGTAAAGAAATCTCGGAGTGGCTGTCGGCGAACCCATCGGTCATGGAAAGGTTGTTCTCGAAGCATTCTCAGTACCATATGATGCACTACATTCAGAGAATGCACTTGAAGCTGCtgaagaagaggggaaaatTACCAAAGGGTGCTAACTTTCTCACATTCCTTTCATCTTTTCCTTTCAATTTCCCTTCTCTCCtatctttttataaattttattgatAAGCCACAATCCAATGAGCATGTTAGTAATTGAAACTTGACATGCTGCTCTATCTGGCTTATCTTGGAATCCGTATTAACCATTGTTCTCATATTACTGTGCGCTCAATTATCTTGGGCTTGATGGGAGTGATAACGTTTACATACTGACCACTTTGATTACTAAAAATACTGATAGATGGCTTCTTGGTGGATTCAAACTTTGaataaatcattttttaaatttttatttttttcaaatttgttGGTATTCTATATTTGTAAACTAGAAAAGCTATGCAAACTTTTTGGTTGCTGGGaaagtgaaagaaaaatttgtctctgatggaggaaaaaaaaagaaaaaaaagtgtacattcattttttttcatgaaatgaaTTGCTGGGATATTCCTATCACTTataacaaaaaagaaatatgGGTTTATTTTTGTTGTTGATGGCATTAAAGGAAATCAATAAGAAAGTTgtaaagaattttattttttggttgtGCAAGAGAGGGTTAGGCATGGAAAAATTTTGTTGTTATCTAATTCAAATTCCAGGGAAGGAAAGATGGAATCTTGTGATTTTCTATCCCAAATCCCCCAAATCACTGCCTTTTGGCAGGGAAAAACTTTAAGGTGTTTAGAGGAATGTTAACATTGATATATGCAGattcaaatttttctttttgaatttttttccttCGCTGCAGACACTGGGGAAGAGGGTTCTCCTGAACAAACTTGTCTTATCTCGCAGCTTCCTCAGCATCAGAATGGAGCCTTGGGAAATTTTGTCAAGATATTATCGGAAATATTTTGGCCGTAGGCCAAAATTGCTATTGATTTATATCATTTGGCTTTTTAGATATGCTGATTTTCCTGTTttgttagttctttattctttcaGTCTTTCACTTATTAATCTCCTTCTTTGCTTGTACCTTTTCCTGGACCCTAGTTCTATTCTTTTGTTAATTTATTGGAGCTTTTTCTGGGTTCTGGTGGCCCCGATTGGTGTGGGTATCATGATTGCTGTCATGGTATACAATTGGACATACGAACTTATGGTGGAATTTCCTTGTTTTTGGGCTGGTATTGTCTATTAAAATAACCAATCTATTTCTTTGCGCATCTTACATGGCAGTGACTGAGATGCTTAGGTTGGTATGCAAATCTTGGCGAGCAGAATTTTTGACCTCATCATAATTAGAATCCAGACTCTGAATTAAATTTCTTACGTGAAAATGCTGGCACTCATTAGTATACATGATTTTCTAGACAAAGAAATATG
It encodes the following:
- the LOC120111431 gene encoding uncharacterized protein LOC120111431, with protein sequence MSEPRPLQTLPPDNTFQSPLLNPNPNPSTSRSPASQPWQKVARAWLSTMPKNHNPTAGEIDSWIDSNQGGLPEDFRSLPRPELHRWLLSLHNRAPSLHQVEASGRVDFPYRFQRTDLWAASLQMVGIAG